A window from Primulina huaijiensis isolate GDHJ02 chromosome 13, ASM1229523v2, whole genome shotgun sequence encodes these proteins:
- the LOC140991773 gene encoding uncharacterized protein: MNRRSGACLRCCLVIFAVVSALCVSGPALYFKFNKGLKLKTSSACPPCICNCAPPQSLLQIAPGLANLSVTDCGKDDPDLKEEMEKQFVDLLSEELKLQETVDEESSRHMNITFGEARRLASQYQREAEKCNIATETCEGARERAVVLLTKEKKITLLWERRARQLGWEGE; encoded by the exons ATGAACAGAAGATCTGGGGCTTGCCTGCGCTGTTGCTTGGTGATTTTTGCAGTAGTTTCTGCACTCTGTGTGTCTGGCCCGGCTCTGTATTTCAAATTCAACAAGGGTTTGAAATTGAAAACTTCTTCAGCTTGTCCTCCATGCATCTGCAATTGCGCCCCACCTCAATCCCTTCTTCAGATTGCACCTG GATTGGCTAATCTTTCTGTTACAG ATTGTGGGAAAGATGACCCTGATCTCAAGGAGGAGATGGAGAAGCAATTTGTTGACTTATTATCAGAAGAGCTGAAATTGCAAGAAACTGTCGATGAAGAGAGTTCCCGACACATGAACATCACCTTTGGTGAGGCGAGAAGATTGGCTTCTCAATATCAAAGGGAAGCCGAAAAATGCAATATCGCCACGGAAACTTGTGAGGGGGCTCGGGAGCGAGCGGTGGTGCTGCTCACTAAAGAAAAGAAGATAACTTTGCTTTGGGAACGAAGAGCTCGTCAGCTTGGTTGGGAAGGCGAGTAA